In Gymnogyps californianus isolate 813 chromosome 6, ASM1813914v2, whole genome shotgun sequence, a single window of DNA contains:
- the ZNF503 gene encoding zinc finger protein 503 produces MITSPSLSAIRSSKRSSSLSEPGGSPRRSRSAADLAGPNGHAGNNGSSAAAKPCFHAVPPSDPLRQANRLPIKVLKMLTARTGHILHPEYLQPLPSTPVSPIELDAKKSPLALLAQTCSQIGKPDPSPSSKLSSVTSNGSGGDKDSKSGPLKLSDIGVEDKSSFKPYSKPGAEKKEPGAAGCAGAPAAGVAAGEKSGFRVPSATCQPFTPRTGSPNSSASACSPGLLPAEGKGGEDKKDSEGCGKSGSSGSEGGPGTTSISHSRISVSCAGINVEVNQHQESTPGSKPIASDSASSCSSTTATSSTSVLGSGLVAPVSPYKPGQTVFPLPPAGMSYPGTLAGAYAGYPPQFLPHGVALDPTKSSSLVGAQLAAASSLGCSKPAGSSPLAGASPPSVMTASLCRDPYCLSYHCASHLAGAAGASCAHDQALKSGYPLVYPTHPLHSVHSSLTGATPPSLAGHPLYPYGFMLPNDPQPHICNWVSANGPCDKRFATSEELLSHLRTHTAFPGTDKLLSSYPSSSSLASAAAAAMACHMHIPTTGAPGSPGTLALRSPHHALGLGSRYHPYSKSPLPTPGAPVPVPAATGPYYSPYALYGQRLTTASALGYQ; encoded by the exons ATGATCACATCGCCCTCGCTTTCTGCTATAAGAAGTAGTAAgcgcagcagcagcctcagcgAGCCCGGAGGCAGCCCCCGCCGCAGCCGCAGCGCCGCCGACCTCGCCGGGCCGAACGGGCACGCTGGGAATAACGGCAGCAGCGCCGCCGCCAAGCCCTGCTTCCACGCCGTCCCCCCCTCGGACCCGCTACGCCAAGCCAACCGCCTTCCCATCAAAGTCTTGAAAATGCTCACGGCGCGGACTGGACACATTTTACACCCCGAATACCTGCAGCCTTTACCCTCCACGCCCGTCAGCCCCATCGAG CTGGATGCGAAGAAGAGTCCCCTGGCCCTTTTGGCACAAACTTGCTCGCAGATAGGGAAGCCGGACCCGTCCCCTTCCTCCAAACTCTCCTCGGTCACCTCCAATGGCTCCGGAGGGGACAAGGACTCCAAGTCGGGCCCCTTGAAGCTCAGCGACATCGGCGTGGAGGACAAGTCGAGCTTCAAGCCGTACTCCAAGCCGGGCGCGGAGAAGAAGGAACCGGGGGCGGCGGGCTGCGCGggcgcccccgccgcgggggtCGCGGCCGGGGAGAAGTCGGGATTCCGGGTGCCGAGCGCCACCTGCCAGCCGTTCACCCCAAGGACAGGCAGCCCCAACTCCAGCGCCTCCGCCTGCTCgccggggctgctgccggcCGAGGGCAAAGGCGGGGAGGACAAGAAGGACTCGGAGGGCTGCGGAAAGAGCGGCAGCTCCGGCTCGGAGGGAGGCCCGGGCACCACCAGCATCAGCCACAGCCGGATTAGCGTGAGCTGTGCCGGGATTAACGTGGAGGTCAACCAGCACCAGGAGAGCACGCCGGGCTCCAAGCCCATCGCCTCGGACTCcgcctcctcctgcagcagcaccaccgccacctcctccacctccgTCCTGGGCTCCGGCCTCGTGGCCCCCGTCTCCCCTTACAAGCCGGGCCAGACCgtcttccccctgcccccggCGGGCATGAGCTACCCGGGGACGCTGGCTGGAGCCTACGCCGGCTACCCGCCCCAGTTCCTGCCGCACGGAGTGGCGCTGGACCCCACCAAATCCTCCAGCCTGGTGGGGGCCCAGCTGGCCGCCgccagcagcctgggctgcagcaagcCGGCGGGGTCGAGCCCGCTGGCGGGCGCGTCGCCGCCGTCGGTGATGACGGCGAGCCTGTGCCGAGACCCGTACTGCCTGAGCTACCACTGCGCCAGCCACCTGGCAGGCGCTGCCGGCGCCTCCTGCGCCCACGACCAGGCCCTCAAGTCCGGATACCCCCTCGTCTACCCCACCCACCCTTTGCACAGCGTCCACTCCTCGCTGACCGGCGCCACGCCGCCCTCGCTGGCCGGCCACCCTTTGTACCCCTACGGCTTCATGCTCCCCAACGACCCCCAGCCACACATCTGCAACTGGGTGTCGGCCAACGGACCCTGCGACAAGCGCTTTGCCACCTCGGAGGAGCTACTTAGCCACTTGCGGACCCATACTGCTTTCCCGGGCACAGATAAACTCCTCTCCAGCTACCCCAGCTCCTCGTCGCTGGCCAGCGCGGCGGCCGCGGCCATGGCGTGCCACATGCACATCCCCACGACGGGTGCCCCGGGCAGCCCGGGCACGCTGGCCCTGCGCAGCCCGCACCATGCTCTGGGACTCGGCAGCCGCTACCACCCCTACTCCAAGagccccctgcccacccccggGGCCCCTGTGCCCGTGCCTGCCGCTACCGGACCCTACTACTCCCCTTACGCACTCTACGGGCAGAGACTCACCACAGCCTCGGCCCTGGGGTACCAGTGA